The Agromyces sp. LHK192 genome includes a window with the following:
- a CDS encoding carbohydrate ABC transporter permease, with product MSTALRGAGRVSPARRHHALTGWLYALPTALFVLLLFLVPLGLVLQMSASDWPLLGGNRGWNFPDNYVDAVSNRFFMDSIWFTLKYTVLTTVILLVLSLGLALLVQESTRWKGFLRTSFLVPSALGLASASLLFYVLYSPYAGPFADLMEQWGFTFLGTPDGALWSTIFLIVWRYAGFYMLLMLVGLQGIPDDVYEAARIDGASRWQSFRSITIPLLRPTLAMTTVLCVTGSLLAFEQFYILTKGGPDNSTITVVQLIYSIAFQGQNDLGVAGALSVIVLLALVVINIAQIRAFSRKAED from the coding sequence GTGAGCACCGCCCTCCGTGGCGCCGGGCGGGTCTCGCCCGCCCGGCGCCACCACGCACTGACCGGCTGGCTGTACGCCCTGCCGACGGCGCTGTTCGTGCTGCTGCTGTTCCTGGTGCCGCTCGGGCTCGTCCTGCAGATGTCGGCGAGCGACTGGCCGCTGCTCGGCGGCAACCGGGGATGGAACTTCCCCGACAACTACGTCGACGCGGTCTCGAACCGGTTCTTCATGGACTCCATCTGGTTCACGCTGAAGTACACGGTGCTGACGACGGTGATCCTGCTCGTGCTGAGCCTCGGGCTCGCGCTGCTCGTGCAGGAGTCGACACGGTGGAAGGGGTTCCTGCGCACGTCGTTCCTCGTGCCGAGCGCCCTCGGCCTGGCATCCGCCTCGCTGCTGTTCTACGTGCTCTACTCGCCGTACGCCGGGCCCTTCGCCGACCTGATGGAGCAGTGGGGCTTCACCTTCCTCGGCACGCCCGACGGCGCGCTCTGGTCGACGATCTTCCTCATCGTCTGGCGGTACGCCGGGTTCTACATGCTGCTCATGCTCGTCGGCCTGCAGGGCATCCCCGACGACGTCTACGAGGCGGCGCGCATCGACGGGGCATCCCGCTGGCAGTCGTTCCGGTCGATCACGATCCCGCTGCTGCGTCCGACGCTCGCGATGACGACGGTGCTGTGCGTGACGGGCTCGCTGCTCGCGTTCGAGCAGTTCTACATCCTGACCAAGGGCGGCCCCGACAACTCGACGATCACGGTCGTGCAGCTCATCTACAGCATCGCCTTCCAGGGCCAGAACGACCTCGGCGTCGCCGGCGCGCTCTCGGTGATCGTGCTGCTCGCCCTCGTCGTGATCAACATCGCGCAGATCCGCGCGTTCAGCAGGAAGGCGGAGGACTGA
- a CDS encoding helix-turn-helix domain-containing protein, whose product MASDCPRARGRLPWDRSRLSARAIAARLHRSTSTISREIHRNGGGEAYRAVTADEAATHRARPPKTTRR is encoded by the coding sequence ATCGCATCTGACTGTCCTCGAGCGCGAGGACGTCTCCCGTGGGATCGCAGCCGGCTCTCCGCGCGGGCGATCGCAGCGCGGCTGCACCGGTCAACGTCGACGATCTCTCGCGAGATCCACCGCAACGGCGGCGGAGAGGCGTACCGTGCAGTGACGGCAGATGAGGCTGCCACGCACCGCGCCCGGCCCCCAAAGACAACGCGGCGCTGA
- a CDS encoding glycoside hydrolase family 127 protein gives MSLTTPGPVTGRAPVAPVAPSTSALRPLGLDEVAITGGPWAARQQVNGTATLDHIEGWLEREGWIANFDLAAAGTLPEGRRGREFSDSEVYKYLEAVAWEIGRLEASAGAGGRGAGERSEDASRDPAARAAALDARFRAIVDRVAAAQEPDGYLNTRFGRPGQGARWTDLEWGHELYCLGHLFQSAVARARTKPDADDGYVELARRAADLVCEVFGEGGDERICGHAEVEVGLAELGRTLGEPRYLEQARIFVERHGRGSLADIEWGRSYYQDDVALRDAEALRGHSVRANYLASGAADVAVESGDDDLLHALAGQWDRTVERRTYVTGGQGSHHQDEAFGEDWELPADRAYSETCAGIASVMFSWRLLLASGGARYADLIERTLYNVVETSPDASGTAFYYANTLHQRTPGEPADPDVVSPRAHSSLRAPWFDVSCCPPNTARTFASLAAYLATADASGIQLHQYAPSTIRTRLDDGQEVALDVSTAYPADGTVRVRVLTDAAAPWRLSLRVPAWAEGASLVVRPADGGIEQRFQDDPRSDPHGGAGYLAFERAFAAGDEVSLELPMAPRFTAPDARIDAVRGCLAVERGPEVFALESVDLAGTALEVSDFADLRVDPAVAPAASDGDRRPVVALVDQRTGARAEVPLVAYHAWAERGPSTMRVWVPVLGV, from the coding sequence ATGTCACTCACCACTCCCGGCCCGGTCACGGGGCGCGCGCCCGTCGCGCCCGTGGCGCCCTCGACGAGCGCCCTGCGCCCGCTCGGCCTCGACGAGGTCGCGATCACCGGCGGGCCCTGGGCGGCGCGCCAGCAGGTCAACGGCACGGCGACGCTCGACCACATCGAGGGCTGGCTCGAACGAGAGGGCTGGATCGCGAACTTCGACCTCGCCGCCGCGGGCACGCTGCCCGAGGGGCGTCGCGGCCGGGAGTTCAGCGACTCCGAGGTGTACAAGTACCTGGAGGCCGTCGCCTGGGAGATCGGCCGGCTCGAGGCATCCGCTGGAGCCGGTGGTCGAGGAGCGGGCGAGCGCAGCGAGGACGCGTCTCGAGACCCCGCAGCTCGCGCCGCCGCGCTCGACGCCCGGTTCCGGGCGATCGTCGATCGCGTCGCCGCCGCCCAGGAGCCCGACGGATACCTCAACACGCGCTTCGGCCGCCCCGGTCAGGGTGCTCGTTGGACCGACCTCGAGTGGGGGCACGAGCTCTACTGCCTGGGCCACCTGTTCCAGTCGGCGGTCGCACGGGCGCGCACGAAGCCGGACGCCGACGACGGGTACGTCGAGCTCGCGCGTCGCGCCGCCGACCTCGTGTGCGAGGTGTTCGGCGAGGGCGGCGACGAGCGCATCTGCGGACACGCGGAGGTCGAGGTCGGGCTCGCGGAGCTCGGCCGCACGCTCGGCGAGCCGCGCTACCTCGAGCAGGCGCGCATCTTCGTCGAACGGCACGGGCGCGGGTCCCTCGCCGACATCGAGTGGGGCCGGTCGTACTACCAGGACGACGTCGCGTTGCGCGACGCCGAGGCGCTGCGGGGGCATTCGGTGCGCGCGAACTACCTCGCCTCCGGGGCGGCCGACGTCGCGGTCGAGTCGGGCGACGACGACCTGCTGCACGCCCTCGCCGGCCAGTGGGACCGCACGGTCGAGCGGCGCACCTACGTGACCGGCGGGCAGGGCTCGCACCACCAGGACGAGGCGTTCGGCGAGGACTGGGAGCTGCCCGCCGACCGCGCCTACTCCGAGACCTGCGCCGGCATCGCCTCGGTCATGTTCAGTTGGCGGCTGCTGCTCGCCTCGGGCGGCGCGCGATACGCCGACCTGATCGAGCGCACGCTGTACAACGTCGTCGAGACGTCGCCGGATGCCTCGGGCACCGCGTTCTACTACGCGAACACGCTGCACCAGCGCACGCCGGGGGAGCCGGCCGACCCCGACGTGGTGTCGCCCCGCGCGCACTCGTCGTTGCGGGCGCCGTGGTTCGACGTGTCGTGCTGCCCGCCGAACACGGCGCGCACGTTCGCGAGCCTCGCCGCATACCTCGCGACGGCGGATGCCTCGGGCATCCAGCTGCACCAGTACGCGCCGTCGACCATCCGGACCAGGCTCGACGACGGGCAGGAGGTCGCGCTCGACGTCTCGACGGCGTATCCGGCCGACGGAACGGTGCGCGTCCGGGTGCTGACGGATGCTGCGGCGCCGTGGCGGCTCTCGCTGCGGGTGCCGGCATGGGCCGAGGGGGCATCCCTCGTGGTGCGCCCCGCCGACGGCGGGATCGAGCAGCGGTTCCAGGACGACCCGCGCTCGGATCCGCACGGCGGCGCCGGGTACCTCGCGTTCGAGCGGGCGTTCGCCGCCGGCGACGAGGTCTCGCTCGAACTGCCGATGGCTCCGCGCTTCACCGCACCCGACGCGCGCATCGACGCCGTGCGCGGATGCCTCGCCGTCGAGCGCGGGCCAGAGGTGTTCGCCCTCGAGTCGGTCGATCTCGCGGGCACCGCGCTCGAGGTATCCGACTTCGCCGACCTGCGGGTGGATCCGGCGGTCGCGCCGGCGGCGTCGGACGGCGACCGGCGACCCGTCGTCGCGCTGGTCGACCAGCGCACCGGCGCCCGCGCGGAGGTGCCGCTCGTCGCGTACCACGCCTGGGCCGAGCGCGGCCCGTCGACCATGCGCGTCTGGGTGCCGGTGCTGGGGGTGTAG
- a CDS encoding carbohydrate ABC transporter permease produces the protein MTPGRGTGRTKRAGRDRTPGARKTAKDWIWLGVAIVFGIVVAVPFILILINSFKSPTDYNTSGPLMLPKELYFDGIVTFWNRVDFPQKLWNSFLISGSVAVLAVALSVLNAYALGIGRVKYRTGILLLFLLADLIPQEALLYPLYYMFKSVGLYDTQLAIIIIFTVIQAAFGTYLLSSVFGTFPKEVLEAAALDGAGRLRTLVKVVLPISKGTLSVLLIFFFIWTWNEFLIPLTFLISNDNQTVPVAITTLQGDRLMDVTTTSASALLGVIPTLIFFLIFQRTLTRGITAGAVK, from the coding sequence ATGACCCCGGGTCGCGGAACCGGTCGCACGAAGCGCGCCGGGCGCGATCGAACGCCCGGTGCGCGCAAGACCGCGAAGGACTGGATCTGGCTCGGCGTGGCGATCGTGTTCGGCATCGTCGTCGCAGTGCCGTTCATCCTGATCCTCATCAACTCGTTCAAGTCGCCGACCGACTACAACACGTCGGGGCCGTTGATGCTGCCGAAGGAGCTCTACTTCGACGGCATCGTGACGTTCTGGAACCGGGTCGACTTCCCGCAGAAGCTCTGGAACAGCTTCCTGATCTCGGGGTCGGTCGCGGTGCTCGCGGTGGCGCTGTCGGTGCTGAACGCGTACGCGCTCGGCATCGGGCGGGTGAAGTACCGGACGGGCATCCTGCTGCTGTTCCTGCTCGCGGACCTCATTCCGCAGGAGGCGCTGCTCTACCCGCTGTACTACATGTTCAAGTCGGTGGGCCTCTACGATACGCAGCTCGCGATCATCATCATCTTCACCGTGATCCAGGCGGCGTTCGGCACCTACCTGCTGTCGAGCGTGTTCGGCACCTTCCCGAAGGAGGTGCTCGAGGCGGCCGCCCTCGACGGCGCGGGCCGACTGCGCACGCTCGTGAAGGTGGTGCTCCCGATCAGCAAGGGCACGCTGTCGGTGCTCCTCATCTTCTTCTTCATCTGGACGTGGAACGAGTTCCTGATCCCCCTCACCTTCCTGATCTCGAACGACAACCAGACGGTGCCGGTCGCGATCACGACCCTGCAGGGCGACCGGCTCATGGACGTCACGACGACGAGCGCGTCGGCGCTGCTCGGCGTTATCCCGACGCTGATCTTCTTCCTCATCTTCCAGCGCACGCTCACCCGCGGCATCACTGCGGGCGCGGTCAAGTAG
- a CDS encoding carbohydrate ABC transporter permease codes for MSTTAPRRSRDPLAAAPPTDSTIALTAPGHRSSARSGSAGRKGPTTVAGIALRMPFWVLTAALAIIFLYPLIWTAISSVSPLAGTNQTDGWGFGNYVTLANYQAGIWVYLFNSAFVSLLTVALTLAISLLGGYAFARFSFPGKNVLFLSTLAILMVPYATLLIPLYVLLNAVGLSNSLVGVALVLTMFQLPFSMFMMRISFESIPREMDEAAMVDGCNSWTVLWRVLVPAVKPGMITVGLFAFLTAWNDFMAPLILINDSNRMTLPLAVSNLRGQVQGVVDYGATEAGVVVLALPCIVLFLILQRHYVRGFMSGAFKG; via the coding sequence ATGTCGACGACCGCACCACGCCGCTCGCGCGATCCGCTCGCCGCCGCGCCGCCGACCGACTCGACGATCGCGCTCACGGCGCCCGGCCACCGCTCGTCGGCGCGATCCGGCTCGGCGGGCCGGAAGGGTCCCACGACCGTCGCGGGAATCGCGCTGCGGATGCCGTTCTGGGTGCTCACCGCGGCGCTCGCGATCATCTTCCTGTATCCGCTGATCTGGACCGCGATCTCCAGCGTCTCGCCGCTCGCGGGCACCAACCAGACCGACGGCTGGGGCTTCGGCAACTACGTCACCCTGGCGAACTACCAGGCCGGCATCTGGGTCTACCTGTTCAACTCGGCGTTCGTGTCGCTGCTGACCGTCGCGCTCACGCTCGCGATCTCGCTGCTCGGCGGGTACGCGTTCGCGAGGTTCTCGTTCCCCGGCAAGAACGTGCTGTTCCTGTCGACGCTCGCGATCCTCATGGTGCCGTACGCGACGCTGCTGATCCCGCTGTACGTGCTCCTGAACGCGGTCGGCCTGTCGAACTCGCTCGTCGGCGTCGCGCTCGTGCTCACGATGTTCCAGCTGCCGTTCTCGATGTTCATGATGCGCATCTCGTTCGAGTCGATCCCGCGCGAGATGGACGAGGCTGCGATGGTCGACGGCTGCAACTCGTGGACCGTGCTCTGGCGCGTCCTGGTGCCCGCGGTGAAGCCGGGCATGATCACGGTCGGCCTGTTCGCGTTCCTGACCGCCTGGAACGACTTCATGGCCCCGCTGATCCTCATCAACGACTCCAATCGGATGACGCTGCCGCTCGCGGTCTCGAACCTCCGCGGCCAGGTGCAGGGCGTCGTCGACTACGGCGCCACCGAGGCGGGCGTGGTGGTGCTCGCACTGCCGTGCATCGTGCTGTTCCTGATCCTCCAACGTCACTACGTGCGCGGCTTCATGTCGGGCGCCTTCAAGGGATGA
- the yicI gene encoding alpha-xylosidase — MKFTDGFWQIRPGIEPLYGREAYDIWADGEHRLQVFATTGVIAKRGDTLNRPLLTVTLSSPLPDVIGVRVEHHAGGPKPQGFDLVGAREGHGVVVVDDTGGMLTSGRLSVRVAPGAPFGLAFEVDGRPIVTAGDKSIANMRVRPDAQLDGVPVGNAREGTPRAAAPAYTVQQLSLGVGELVYGLGERFGPLVKNGQTVDIWNADGGTSSEQAYKNVPFYLTNRGYGVLVNDTGHVSYEIGSEAVERVQFSVPGESLEYFVIYGGTPAGVLERYTELVGRPARVPAWSYGLWLSTSFTTDYDEATVNRFVDEMAARDLPVSVFHFDCFWMREFNWCDFEWDPRTFPDPDGMLSRLHAKGLRVCVWLNPYIGQRSKLFAEAAERGYLVRRPDGLVWQWDLWQAGMGLVDFTNPDATRWYQDHLRALVAQGVDCFKTDFGERIPTEVEYFDGSAPDRMHNRYTQLYNEAVFEVLEQERGAGEAVLFARSATAGGQRLPVHWGGDSTSTFESMAETLRGGLSLALSGFSFWSHDIGGFEGTPDAGVFKRWVAFGLLGTHSRFHGSGSYRVPWAFDDEAVDVARVFTRLKISLMPYLYQLGLDASRTGVPVMRPMALEFADDPGAAYLDRQYMLGPSLLVAPVFDASGDVEFYLPAGRWTNWWTGELVTSPGSWRRERHGFDTVPLYVREGAVLAIGADVTSPESDYFDGLTLRVYPGATDASGTTVTAPDGRSARFSVSGETVSAEGEAGDAWGAEFA, encoded by the coding sequence ATGAAGTTCACCGACGGGTTCTGGCAGATCAGGCCGGGCATCGAACCCCTCTACGGCCGGGAGGCGTACGACATCTGGGCCGATGGCGAACACCGGCTGCAGGTCTTTGCGACGACCGGGGTGATCGCCAAGCGCGGCGACACGCTGAACCGCCCGCTGCTCACGGTGACGCTCTCCTCGCCCCTGCCCGACGTGATCGGGGTGCGCGTCGAGCATCACGCCGGAGGGCCGAAGCCGCAGGGCTTCGACCTCGTCGGTGCGCGGGAGGGGCACGGGGTCGTCGTGGTCGACGACACCGGCGGGATGCTCACCTCGGGGCGGCTCTCGGTGCGGGTCGCGCCCGGCGCCCCGTTCGGGCTCGCGTTCGAGGTCGACGGGCGCCCGATCGTCACGGCCGGCGACAAGTCGATCGCGAACATGCGCGTGCGCCCGGATGCGCAACTCGACGGCGTGCCCGTCGGCAACGCTCGTGAGGGCACGCCACGGGCCGCGGCTCCCGCGTACACGGTCCAGCAGCTCTCGCTCGGCGTCGGCGAACTCGTCTACGGGCTCGGCGAACGGTTCGGGCCGCTCGTCAAGAACGGGCAGACCGTCGACATCTGGAACGCCGACGGCGGCACTTCGTCGGAGCAGGCGTACAAGAACGTGCCGTTCTACCTCACCAACCGGGGCTACGGCGTGCTCGTGAACGACACCGGGCATGTGTCCTACGAGATCGGATCCGAGGCCGTCGAGCGGGTGCAGTTCTCGGTGCCCGGGGAGTCGCTCGAGTACTTCGTGATCTACGGCGGCACGCCCGCCGGGGTGCTCGAGCGGTACACCGAACTCGTCGGCAGGCCGGCTCGGGTGCCCGCCTGGTCGTACGGCCTGTGGCTGTCGACCTCGTTCACGACGGACTACGACGAGGCGACCGTGAACCGCTTCGTCGACGAGATGGCCGCGCGCGACCTGCCCGTGAGCGTGTTCCACTTCGACTGCTTCTGGATGCGCGAGTTCAACTGGTGCGACTTCGAATGGGACCCGCGGACGTTCCCCGACCCCGACGGGATGCTCTCGCGCCTGCACGCCAAGGGCCTGCGCGTGTGCGTCTGGCTGAACCCGTACATCGGCCAGCGCTCGAAGCTCTTCGCCGAGGCCGCCGAGCGCGGATACCTCGTCAGGCGCCCGGACGGCTTGGTCTGGCAGTGGGACCTCTGGCAGGCGGGCATGGGTCTCGTCGACTTCACCAACCCGGACGCGACGCGCTGGTACCAGGATCACCTCCGGGCGCTGGTCGCGCAGGGCGTCGACTGCTTCAAGACCGACTTCGGCGAGCGGATCCCGACCGAGGTCGAGTACTTCGACGGTTCGGCGCCCGACCGCATGCACAACCGCTACACCCAGCTCTACAACGAGGCCGTGTTCGAGGTGCTCGAGCAGGAGCGCGGCGCGGGCGAGGCGGTGCTCTTCGCGCGATCGGCGACCGCCGGCGGTCAGCGGCTGCCGGTGCACTGGGGCGGCGACTCCACCTCGACGTTCGAGTCGATGGCCGAGACGCTGCGCGGCGGGCTCTCGCTCGCGCTGTCGGGGTTCTCGTTCTGGAGTCACGACATCGGCGGCTTCGAGGGGACACCGGATGCCGGGGTGTTCAAGCGGTGGGTGGCGTTCGGCCTGCTCGGTACGCACTCGCGCTTCCACGGCTCGGGGTCGTATCGGGTGCCGTGGGCGTTCGACGACGAGGCGGTCGACGTGGCCCGCGTCTTCACGAGGCTGAAGATCTCGCTCATGCCGTACCTCTACCAGCTCGGGCTCGACGCCTCGCGAACGGGGGTGCCGGTCATGCGGCCGATGGCGCTCGAGTTCGCCGACGACCCCGGCGCGGCGTACCTCGATCGCCAGTACATGCTCGGCCCGTCGTTGCTCGTGGCACCGGTGTTCGATGCATCTGGCGATGTCGAGTTCTACCTGCCTGCCGGGCGTTGGACGAACTGGTGGACGGGCGAGCTCGTGACCTCGCCCGGCTCATGGCGACGTGAGCGCCACGGGTTCGACACCGTTCCGCTGTACGTGCGGGAGGGTGCCGTGCTCGCGATCGGCGCCGACGTGACCTCGCCGGAGTCGGACTACTTCGACGGGCTCACGTTGCGCGTGTACCCGGGCGCGACGGATGCCTCGGGCACGACGGTGACGGCACCCGACGGGCGGTCGGCACGGTTCTCCGTGTCGGGGGAGACCGTCTCCGCCGAGGGCGAGGCCGGCGACGCCTGGGGGGCGGAGTTCGCCTGA
- a CDS encoding LacI family DNA-binding transcriptional regulator, translated as MARTDGPAKAASRAATLSDVARAAGVSLATASKAINGRDQVAPATRERVQRAAAELAFTPNQLARSLIAGRTGTVGLLTSDLEGRFVIPILMGAEDAFGAGQVNVFLCDARGDAIREQHHLKALLNRRVDGIIVVGRQTDPRPSLGHDLPVPVVYAYAPSDDPTDVSVTPDNVSGGRLAIEHLISCGRTRIAHITGDPTYAAAQDRAVGVRAALAEAGLELVGDVRYSTWSEQWGRDASAMLLEQHPDIDGIFCGSDQIARGVLDTLRDLGKDVPGDVAVIGYDNWEVLAVNARPELTSIDANLQQLGRTAARRIFEAIEGTEPDPGEHQLPVRLVIRGSTIARR; from the coding sequence ATGGCGCGAACCGACGGCCCCGCGAAGGCGGCGTCCAGGGCTGCGACGCTCAGCGACGTCGCGCGCGCCGCCGGCGTCTCGCTCGCCACCGCATCGAAGGCCATCAACGGTCGCGACCAGGTGGCGCCCGCGACGCGCGAGCGCGTCCAGCGCGCCGCGGCCGAACTCGCGTTCACCCCCAACCAGCTCGCCCGGAGCCTCATCGCCGGACGCACGGGAACCGTGGGCCTGCTGACGAGCGACCTCGAGGGCCGATTCGTCATCCCGATCCTCATGGGCGCCGAAGACGCGTTCGGGGCCGGCCAGGTGAACGTGTTCCTCTGCGACGCGCGCGGCGACGCGATCCGCGAGCAGCACCACCTCAAGGCGCTCCTCAACCGGCGCGTGGACGGCATTATCGTCGTGGGGCGCCAGACCGACCCGCGACCCTCCCTCGGACACGACCTGCCCGTCCCCGTGGTCTACGCGTACGCCCCCTCCGACGACCCGACCGACGTCTCGGTCACCCCCGACAACGTCTCGGGCGGCAGGCTCGCCATCGAGCACCTCATCTCGTGCGGACGCACCCGCATCGCCCACATCACGGGCGACCCGACCTACGCCGCCGCGCAGGACCGCGCCGTCGGCGTGCGCGCCGCCCTCGCAGAGGCCGGCCTCGAACTCGTCGGCGACGTCAGGTACTCGACCTGGTCGGAGCAGTGGGGCCGCGACGCCTCCGCCATGCTGCTCGAACAGCACCCCGACATCGACGGCATCTTCTGCGGGTCCGACCAGATCGCCCGCGGCGTGCTCGACACCCTGCGCGACCTCGGCAAGGACGTCCCGGGCGACGTCGCCGTGATCGGCTACGACAACTGGGAGGTGCTCGCGGTCAACGCCCGTCCCGAGCTCACCAGCATCGACGCGAACCTCCAGCAGCTCGGCCGAACCGCGGCCAGGCGCATCTTCGAGGCTATCGAGGGCACCGAGCCCGACCCGGGCGAGCACCAACTGCCCGTGCGACTCGTGATCCGCGGGTCGACGATCGCGAGGCGCTGA
- a CDS encoding sugar ABC transporter substrate-binding protein, producing the protein MTRNFRRMTRATALLAAGALAIGLAACSSGDGGGESSSLADAGAEGVDDGTTLTLWTRAPLEAQANLLVDAYNESHENQVELTVVPNDDYVAKVGAAAGSNGLPDLFAADIVYVPNWVQQGLFQDLTANIDGFDFKDSINQGHLSAGTYEGKEHVLPFVLDLSMLFWNKELATEAGLDAETGPANLEEFAEWAKAIQALNKPDTYGTATGLNCGGCLVFTWFPSSWADGQDVLSEDGTESLLNSDTAKEIYGTWKDLWDSGAVLPASKDEAGPTWTAAFTEGKVGIMPYPATLLSSTPFDVGVSGLVGPEGGASTFVGGDGIGVSKDSKKAAQAWNFLSWMMSEEAQVQVLAKNNDVVSRSDLADNEYSAEDPRLITINEVAGEGDTPVAINFQQAFNAPNSPWLTLVRNAVLEGTDTVDADNDEITAVLSQ; encoded by the coding sequence ATGACCAGGAACTTCCGTCGGATGACGCGGGCCACGGCCCTGCTCGCCGCCGGCGCGCTCGCGATCGGGCTCGCGGCCTGTTCGAGCGGCGACGGCGGGGGCGAGTCCTCGAGCCTCGCCGACGCGGGCGCCGAGGGGGTCGACGACGGCACGACCCTCACGCTCTGGACCCGCGCACCGCTCGAGGCGCAGGCCAACCTCCTCGTCGACGCGTACAACGAGTCGCACGAGAACCAGGTCGAGCTCACCGTCGTGCCGAACGACGACTACGTCGCCAAGGTGGGTGCGGCGGCCGGCTCCAACGGCCTGCCCGACCTCTTCGCCGCCGACATCGTCTACGTGCCGAACTGGGTCCAGCAGGGGCTGTTCCAGGACCTGACGGCCAACATCGACGGCTTCGACTTCAAGGACTCGATCAACCAGGGCCACCTCTCGGCCGGAACGTACGAGGGCAAGGAGCACGTGCTGCCCTTCGTGCTCGACCTCTCGATGCTGTTCTGGAACAAGGAGCTCGCGACCGAGGCCGGGCTCGACGCCGAGACCGGGCCGGCGAACCTCGAGGAGTTCGCCGAGTGGGCGAAGGCCATCCAGGCGCTGAACAAGCCCGACACCTACGGCACGGCCACCGGACTGAACTGCGGCGGATGCCTCGTGTTCACGTGGTTCCCGAGCAGCTGGGCCGACGGCCAGGACGTCCTCTCCGAGGACGGCACCGAGTCGCTGCTGAACAGCGACACGGCCAAGGAGATCTACGGCACCTGGAAGGACCTCTGGGACTCGGGCGCCGTGCTGCCCGCCTCGAAGGACGAGGCCGGCCCCACCTGGACCGCCGCGTTCACCGAGGGCAAGGTCGGCATCATGCCGTACCCGGCCACGCTGCTGTCGTCGACCCCGTTCGACGTGGGCGTCTCAGGCCTGGTCGGCCCGGAGGGCGGCGCCTCGACGTTCGTCGGCGGTGACGGGATCGGCGTCTCGAAGGACTCCAAGAAGGCCGCACAGGCGTGGAACTTCCTCAGCTGGATGATGTCGGAGGAGGCGCAGGTGCAGGTGCTCGCCAAGAACAACGACGTCGTCTCGCGCTCGGACCTCGCCGACAACGAGTACTCCGCGGAGGACCCTCGCCTGATCACGATCAACGAGGTCGCCGGTGAGGGCGACACCCCGGTCGCGATCAACTTCCAGCAGGCGTTCAACGCGCCGAACAGCCCCTGGCTGACCCTCGTGCGCAACGCCGTGCTCGAGGGCACCGACACGGTCGACGCCGACAACGACGAGATCACGGCGGTGCTCTCGCAGTGA